Within the Duncaniella freteri genome, the region AAAGAGAAGTCGGGAGCTACAAAAACTTGCGTTCCGCAGCTTTGGAAGTTCATGCCGTAGCCGCATATCTTGGCTTTCGAGATTAGTATTCGGATTTTGCCGTCTGCGAAGTCGAGCAAGCGGCGTTCTTTCACATCGTCTTTGTCGCTTCCGCGCACTTCAACTGCATCCGGCAAAAGCTGACGGAGAATGTCGCCCTCCTCGTTCTGCTTAATCCAAATCAGAACTTGCCCCTCGGTTTCATTGGCAATCTTGGCAGCGATTTCAAGGCGTTCTGTCTTCGTCTTGCGTAGTTCTGCATTGAAGTTTGTCGCGTTCACTATGCCACCGGCGAATAACTGCCCTGCCTGGGGTGCTGTTTCCACCATGTGCGTAATGTAGTTCAGCGGTGGCAGCTTGAAACGCTTGCCGGTTTCGATGAATCCGATATCTGCCGGATTCTCGAAGACGATAGCCCACGATGCTATCCAGCCGTAAAAATCAGCTTTCGCATGACCTTTAAGGCGGTAGTTGTTCATGCCATCCTCGCGGACAAACCACTTCGAGCGCATATCCTGCGCGTCAAGCACGTTGAGAAATTCAGAATGATTGCCGATTTCGTTCAAGTCGTTTGGTGAGGGTGTCGCGCTGCAACATAGCTTGTAGAGCGTATGTTTGAACTTTGCCGTTATGGCATTGCGATAATGCCCGGTAAAGTTCTTCAGTATCGAGCTTTCGTCAAGCACCACGCCTATAAAGCGAGATTCATCAATGTTATCTAACTGCTCGTAGTTCGTTATGACGAGTTTAGCATCAGCCGGAAGCGTATCGGAATATCGGTGTATCTCGTAGCCAAATTCCGAGCCGTCTGCTATTGTCTGACGGCTTACCGACAGCGGAGCGAGTATCAGCACCGGGCGAGATTCGCGTTTGGCGACTTGCTGCGCCCATTCAAGCTGCATGATTGTTTTGCCGTTACCGCAACCGGCGAATATGGCTGACCTACCGCGCTTCAACGCCCAGCGCACACAATAACGCTGAAAGTCGAAAAGCTGCGGATTTAGCTGCGATTCTTCGATGTCGAAGCCACTATCAGCCACGCGCTGTATCTTTGTCGATAGGAAGTCTTGATAAGCTGTATTCATCTTTATTTCTTTTTGCGGTTGACCCATACGGTAGGCTTTATCACGTTGTAAGGGCAGATTACGACTGTTATTTCTTCAGTCAGAATGAAAGTGTTACCGCCTGTGTTTCCGCTTGCAACGTAGTTGCATTTGTCGATACCAAGCAACTCCATTGCATCGCAAAGAGCAAGCAACTGATATGCGTTGAAAACTTGCTCATAGATACCGATTGAAGCCTCATACGGAGGTATCAGTCGCCCGGTTGGTTTCTCTATTGCCGGAGATGAATTTCCGGTGCCTTTGCATACCGGGCACGTGTGATATTCTCTGTGCGTGAAGTTGTGTTTGTCTTCATACTCCCATTCGACTTCGCCGTCACCATCACAATCCTCGCACTCAATAGCCGGACGGATAGTCTTCATTTCTTTTTCAGTCGATACACGCTCAACTGCATCTTTGAGTTCGGCAAGTGCCAGTGTGATGTCGATGTTGTTAGGGTTGAGAGATTTCAGAACGTGGAGGTTGTTTGGCTTATAATCGCCTTTGCAGATTTCCGGCTTAATCATTATTAAGC harbors:
- a CDS encoding DNA methyltransferase, whose protein sequence is MNTAYQDFLSTKIQRVADSGFDIEESQLNPQLFDFQRYCVRWALKRGRSAIFAGCGNGKTIMQLEWAQQVAKRESRPVLILAPLSVSRQTIADGSEFGYEIHRYSDTLPADAKLVITNYEQLDNIDESRFIGVVLDESSILKNFTGHYRNAITAKFKHTLYKLCCSATPSPNDLNEIGNHSEFLNVLDAQDMRSKWFVREDGMNNYRLKGHAKADFYGWIASWAIVFENPADIGFIETGKRFKLPPLNYITHMVETAPQAGQLFAGGIVNATNFNAELRKTKTERLEIAAKIANETEGQVLIWIKQNEEGDILRQLLPDAVEVRGSDKDDVKERRLLDFADGKIRILISKAKICGYGMNFQSCGTQVFVAPDFSFEDFYQQVRRSYRFGRTDAVNIHLIITDTMQNARAIIEQKQARFEEMQREINRNVNEHKYGLLNDYTYEEYRDDYVLLMKGDTTIEISRIPDNSVDLIIFSPPFSSLFTYSNYIHDMGNNENHEDFFKQYAFLLKELYRILKPGRLMCCHTKDLGVYKNSSGYTGMYDFTGEHTRAVLAEGFKLHSKVTIWCDPVLEMQRTKTQRLLYKQVTSDSSKTGIGMAEYITIFKKWEGDEADWEPIKNLNRDNFPLETWQRWASPVWMDIKRTDVLNGAEGTAQGDEKHICPLQLSVIERLIHLWSNEGEVVFTPFLGIGSEVYVAVKNNRRGIGCELKDSYFATAVKNIKNAEQEVNTPSLFDF